The proteins below come from a single Campylobacter sp. CCUG 57310 genomic window:
- the lysS gene encoding lysine--tRNA ligase has translation MFENQLEIQRLKTIEELRQMGINPYPHFLRRDMNISKFRLKFNHIKDTESKSAEGQFVSLAGRVKLIRDAGKAIFANIEDEDGNLQIYFSNKTLDPDWFKVVKKNIEVGDIIFVRGYAFVTRTGEFSMHVSELTLATKAICPLPEKYHGLVDIETRYRQRYLDMIMNPEVRTDFKKRSIIVSTIRRFFEDKGFLEVETPMMHPIAGGANAKPFVTFHNALGINRYMRIAPELYLKRLIVGGFEAVYEMNRNFRNEGMDLTHNPEFTSIEFYWAYHTYHDLMGLTEELFGVLFDKLDMEKVVEFDGMQIDFSKPFKRMSYKKALIEVGEIPADVIEDKDQILAKLKADGFEANAKLDLGHLQAELFDNYVESKLINPTFIIDFPISISPLSRRSDSNPEIAERFELFIAGREIANGFNELNDPIDQYNRFSEQIKAKDAGNDEAHAMDEDYVKALGYAMPPTAGQGIGIDRLVMLLTNKKSIRDVVLFPAMRPLKNEIKENEK, from the coding sequence ATATTTGAAAATCAGCTGGAAATTCAAAGATTAAAAACCATCGAGGAGCTAAGACAAATGGGTATAAACCCATATCCTCACTTCTTAAGACGAGATATGAATATCTCAAAATTCAGACTTAAATTTAACCATATCAAAGATACCGAGTCAAAGAGTGCCGAAGGGCAGTTCGTAAGCCTTGCGGGTCGCGTTAAGCTAATACGCGATGCGGGCAAAGCGATATTTGCCAATATCGAAGATGAAGATGGAAATTTACAAATTTATTTTAGCAACAAGACTCTTGATCCCGACTGGTTTAAAGTCGTAAAGAAAAATATCGAAGTAGGCGACATCATCTTTGTTAGAGGCTATGCGTTTGTAACCAGAACAGGCGAATTTTCTATGCATGTTAGCGAACTTACTCTAGCCACTAAGGCTATCTGCCCGCTTCCTGAAAAGTATCACGGGCTTGTGGATATCGAAACTAGATATCGCCAAAGATACCTTGATATGATTATGAATCCTGAGGTAAGGACGGATTTTAAAAAGCGCTCTATCATAGTTAGCACTATAAGAAGATTTTTTGAAGATAAGGGCTTTTTAGAAGTTGAAACCCCGATGATGCACCCGATAGCAGGCGGAGCTAACGCTAAGCCGTTTGTAACTTTTCATAACGCTCTTGGTATAAATCGCTATATGAGAATTGCGCCTGAGCTTTACCTCAAGCGTCTTATAGTAGGAGGATTTGAAGCCGTTTATGAGATGAATAGAAATTTCAGAAACGAGGGCATGGATCTAACTCACAATCCTGAATTTACAAGTATCGAATTTTACTGGGCGTATCACACATACCACGATCTTATGGGGCTTACGGAAGAGCTGTTTGGAGTGTTGTTTGATAAGCTTGATATGGAAAAAGTTGTAGAATTTGACGGAATGCAGATTGATTTTTCAAAGCCTTTTAAGAGGATGAGTTATAAAAAGGCTCTCATTGAAGTAGGCGAAATTCCGGCAGATGTAATTGAAGACAAGGATCAAATTTTAGCTAAGTTAAAGGCCGATGGATTTGAGGCAAACGCCAAGCTTGATTTGGGTCATTTGCAAGCCGAGCTTTTTGATAATTACGTAGAAAGCAAGCTTATAAATCCGACTTTTATTATAGATTTTCCTATTTCTATTAGCCCGCTTTCAAGAAGAAGCGATTCTAATCCTGAAATAGCTGAAAGATTTGAGCTCTTTATCGCAGGCCGAGAGATAGCAAACGGATTTAACGAGCTTAATGATCCGATTGATCAGTATAACCGCTTCTCTGAGCAAATTAAAGCTAAAGATGCCGGTAATGACGAAGCGCACGCCATGGATGAGGATTACGTAAAGGCTCTTGGGTACGCTATGCCGCCGACTGCAGGGCAAGGTATAGGCATAGATAGACTTGTGATGCTGCTAACTAATAAAAAATCCATTCGGGATGTGGTGCTGTTTCCTGCGATGAGACCTCTTAAAAACGAAATCAAGGAGAATGAAAAATGA
- a CDS encoding CvpA family protein, whose amino-acid sequence MVFASISIFDICAGVLVLMLGIKGIMHGLIREIFGLIGLIGGIVVASRFVNEAGKFINDKIYKLDNDSIVHFVGFLSILIVFWVVCLAIGMFLSKLLDLSGLGILNKIGGFIMGSAKIFLIFAVLVVTVANIGVLDSKLKPYLKDSVLYPVLLQTGKWIMNIDVNEVKQNIQNTIQPPINTTLKDEISIDSNNTVDSNTTQKE is encoded by the coding sequence ATGGTTTTTGCTAGTATAAGTATTTTTGATATCTGTGCAGGTGTTCTTGTTTTGATGCTTGGCATAAAAGGCATTATGCACGGTCTTATAAGAGAAATTTTTGGACTTATAGGACTTATAGGCGGTATCGTAGTTGCAAGCAGATTTGTAAATGAAGCGGGTAAATTTATAAACGATAAAATTTACAAGCTTGATAACGACTCCATAGTACACTTTGTAGGGTTTTTATCCATACTCATAGTTTTTTGGGTGGTTTGCTTGGCTATAGGTATGTTTTTATCAAAGCTTTTAGATCTAAGCGGTCTTGGGATTTTAAACAAGATCGGCGGATTTATAATGGGAAGTGCCAAAATTTTCCTGATATTTGCAGTTTTGGTAGTAACGGTCGCCAATATCGGAGTGCTAGACAGCAAGCTAAAACCGTATCTGAAAGACAGCGTGCTTTATCCCGTGCTTTTACAAACCGGGAAATGGATAATGAATATAGACGTAAATGAAGTAAAGCAAAATATACAAAATACTATACAACCACCTATAAATACGACATTAAAAGATGAAATTTCGATTGATTCAAACAATACCGTAGATAGCAACACAACACAAAAGGAGTAA
- the hisG gene encoding ATP phosphoribosyltransferase: MLTVALPKGRIAEETLEIFRKIFKTPFLFEDRKLIMQEGDFKFLMVRNQDIPVYVMNGAADIGVVGLDVLEEHKPDVLRLLDLKIGKCRVCVGVKEGEELDYNVSELKVATKMANISRNYFSAKATPLKIIKLYGSIELAPLVGLSDVIVDVVETGATMKKNGLKVAETIMHSSAHLIANKNSFIIKKDEIISLYEKIKTQI; encoded by the coding sequence ATGCTGACAGTTGCACTGCCAAAAGGTAGAATCGCCGAAGAGACTCTTGAAATTTTTAGAAAAATTTTCAAAACTCCGTTTTTGTTTGAGGATAGAAAACTAATCATGCAAGAGGGGGATTTTAAATTTTTAATGGTTCGCAACCAAGATATCCCCGTTTATGTCATGAACGGAGCCGCCGATATCGGCGTAGTAGGACTTGACGTGCTTGAAGAGCACAAGCCTGATGTATTAAGACTGCTTGATTTAAAAATTGGCAAATGTCGGGTTTGTGTAGGAGTTAAAGAGGGCGAAGAACTTGATTATAACGTCTCTGAACTTAAGGTCGCAACCAAGATGGCAAATATCTCTCGTAACTACTTTTCAGCCAAAGCGACACCTCTAAAAATCATCAAACTATACGGCTCTATAGAGCTGGCTCCGCTTGTTGGGCTTAGCGACGTTATCGTCGATGTGGTTGAAACAGGCGCCACAATGAAGAAAAACGGGTTAAAAGTGGCAGAAACCATCATGCACTCATCTGCACATCTGATAGCCAATAAAAATAGCTTTATTATCAAAAAAGACGAGATAATATCACTTTACGAGAAGATAAAAACTCAAATTTAA
- a CDS encoding EAL domain-containing protein, which yields MQNIDFKKSTTQFIILPVVILIICSLMLVSYIFYTKYKTSISSISNINIDTKIKSYMNAVELLYNTISEHDIATFQNYAEQTKALSSWVLKETEDERELVVLASSRYPELIGEPLPIEICGIDKVKYQEFISEGYYKDIKLLPDNKVKICYFKKYDDVVIGYNTMDNIKISGIHDSYFSEWFFANMKNTIIVATFMVVVGLFQYFLFYKRLETNQVVLATVNAELVSKNNEIEKRLYFDPLTGLPNRTSLQKDIDDMRKPKIVIMDIDDFRKMNNYFGTRICNQILLYLTDLAKKIAQKESMKVYRIGADQFAFVEDGDFFIDRYEDFAIDLLEGLKGLIIDVERGVDDKQDLIEVHCTIGFCLDDTHTLRKAIVALEFAKKSGKDYFCYFKSIDDTVQYVEQIKRSNLIRDAIVNDKITPYYQPIFNAQKKVMKYETLMRIQNSREVVSPHIFLEVSKRIKRYVDIEKMLMEKSFKLLHESPDAIISINLSGRDMTDGDMSVFIIDRINRYKVANRVVFEILEDENVENVERVSKFIERVKRMGAKIAIDDFGSGYSNFSYILKLKPDYIKIDGSIIKNIDTDDDSRSVASAIIAFAKRLNITVIAEFVHSKSVFETCVALGIDEFQGFYLGEPSHTLL from the coding sequence ATGCAAAATATTGATTTTAAAAAATCTACAACGCAATTTATAATTTTGCCTGTAGTTATACTTATTATATGCTCTTTGATGCTTGTATCTTATATATTTTATACCAAATACAAAACTTCCATAAGTAGTATATCAAACATAAACATTGATACTAAAATAAAATCTTATATGAACGCCGTTGAGCTTTTGTATAACACTATTTCAGAACACGATATTGCGACATTTCAAAACTATGCAGAACAGACAAAAGCTTTATCTTCTTGGGTTCTTAAAGAGACGGAAGATGAAAGAGAGCTTGTAGTTTTAGCAAGCTCTAGGTATCCTGAACTTATAGGAGAGCCTTTGCCTATTGAAATTTGCGGTATAGATAAAGTTAAATATCAAGAATTTATAAGTGAAGGGTATTATAAAGACATAAAATTACTTCCTGATAATAAAGTTAAAATTTGCTATTTTAAAAAATATGATGATGTTGTAATTGGATACAACACAATGGATAATATCAAAATCTCAGGAATTCACGATAGCTATTTTAGTGAATGGTTTTTTGCAAATATGAAAAACACCATCATAGTAGCTACTTTTATGGTGGTAGTCGGTCTATTTCAGTATTTCTTATTTTACAAAAGACTTGAAACCAATCAAGTAGTATTAGCTACGGTAAACGCCGAATTAGTTTCTAAAAATAATGAGATAGAAAAGCGACTTTACTTTGACCCGCTTACAGGACTTCCCAATAGAACGTCTTTGCAAAAAGATATAGACGATATGAGAAAGCCAAAAATAGTCATTATGGACATTGATGATTTTAGAAAGATGAACAACTATTTTGGTACGAGAATTTGTAATCAAATCTTGCTATATCTTACCGATTTAGCTAAAAAAATTGCTCAAAAAGAAAGCATGAAAGTTTATAGAATCGGTGCAGATCAATTCGCTTTCGTTGAAGACGGAGATTTTTTTATAGATCGTTACGAGGATTTTGCGATCGATCTTTTAGAGGGTCTTAAAGGTCTCATAATAGACGTTGAGCGCGGAGTTGATGACAAGCAAGATCTTATAGAAGTTCATTGCACTATCGGCTTTTGCCTGGATGATACACATACTCTTAGAAAGGCTATAGTTGCACTTGAATTTGCAAAAAAAAGCGGCAAGGATTATTTTTGCTATTTTAAAAGCATTGATGATACAGTTCAGTACGTAGAGCAGATTAAGCGCTCGAATTTGATTAGAGACGCTATTGTAAACGATAAGATAACTCCTTATTATCAGCCGATATTTAATGCGCAAAAAAAGGTTATGAAATATGAAACTTTAATGCGTATCCAAAATAGTCGCGAAGTAGTTTCTCCTCATATATTTTTGGAAGTTTCAAAGCGTATAAAAAGATATGTCGATATCGAAAAGATGCTGATGGAAAAGAGCTTTAAACTTCTTCACGAAAGTCCTGACGCGATCATTTCTATAAATTTATCAGGCAGAGATATGACTGATGGCGATATGAGCGTATTTATCATAGACAGGATAAACAGATATAAGGTCGCAAATCGTGTGGTGTTTGAGATTTTGGAAGATGAAAATGTCGAAAACGTTGAGCGGGTTAGTAAATTTATAGAGCGTGTTAAGCGAATGGGTGCAAAGATTGCGATTGACGACTTTGGTTCCGGATATAGCAACTTCTCTTATATATTAAAACTTAAACCGGATTATATCAAAATAGACGGCTCAATCATTAAAAATATTGATACAGACGATGATTCGCGCTCGGTTGCAAGTGCGATAATCGCTTTTGCCAAGAGATTAAATATTACGGTAATCGCCGAATTTGTTCATTCAAAAAGCGTATTTGAAACCTGCGTGGCTCTTGGTATTGATGAATTTCAAGGCTTTTATCTAGGCGAGCCTTCTCATACTCTACTTTAA
- a CDS encoding type IV pilus twitching motility protein PilT, producing MTETGKFSTNLETFLKTVVYNKASDLHLVARSAPQIRIDGTLRPLEMGILTGHDIQDICYALITDAQKSELEEKKELDFAIELPNIGRFRGNYYYTMNGDLAAAFRIIPTEIPSLDDLRAPSIFKEIVKREKGMILVTGPTGSGKSTTLAAMLNEINLNERKHIITIEDPVEFVHENKKSLFSHRNIGTDTHSYAQALKYSLREDPDIILVGEMRDRETISIAITAAETGHLVFATLHTNSAIQTINRIIDSFEGGEQIQVRNMLSVSLTAVISQSLMPKNGGGRIAVHEILINNPAIANLIRENKVHQIYSQMQLNQQMTGMTTQTQALTKAVKLGQITKDMAMRYSTSQQELAGVIGM from the coding sequence ATGACAGAGACCGGAAAATTTAGCACGAATTTAGAAACGTTTTTAAAGACTGTTGTTTATAACAAAGCTAGTGATTTACACCTTGTCGCAAGAAGTGCGCCTCAGATAAGAATAGACGGCACTTTAAGACCTCTTGAAATGGGAATTTTGACGGGCCATGACATACAAGATATCTGTTATGCCCTCATAACTGATGCCCAAAAGAGTGAACTGGAAGAGAAAAAAGAGCTTGACTTTGCTATAGAGTTGCCTAATATCGGGCGCTTTAGAGGTAACTACTACTACACTATGAACGGCGATTTAGCGGCGGCATTTCGTATAATTCCTACCGAAATTCCTTCGCTTGACGATCTTAGAGCGCCTTCAATCTTTAAAGAGATAGTAAAGCGCGAAAAGGGCATGATACTTGTTACGGGACCTACGGGAAGCGGTAAATCAACCACTCTTGCGGCGATGCTCAATGAGATAAATTTAAATGAAAGAAAACATATAATAACCATCGAGGATCCGGTAGAATTCGTCCATGAAAATAAAAAATCCCTATTTTCTCATAGAAATATAGGCACGGATACGCATTCTTACGCACAAGCGCTTAAGTACTCGCTTCGTGAAGATCCCGATATAATACTTGTAGGCGAGATGCGTGATAGAGAGACCATATCTATCGCTATAACAGCTGCTGAAACGGGACACCTTGTCTTTGCCACTCTTCACACCAACTCGGCCATACAGACTATAAACCGTATTATAGACAGTTTTGAAGGCGGAGAGCAAATTCAGGTAAGAAACATGCTGTCCGTTTCGCTAACGGCGGTTATCTCTCAAAGCCTTATGCCTAAAAACGGCGGAGGGCGTATAGCGGTTCATGAAATTTTGATAAACAACCCTGCGATTGCTAACCTCATAAGAGAGAATAAAGTTCATCAAATTTACTCTCAAATGCAGCTAAACCAGCAAATGACCGGTATGACGACTCAAACACAGGCCTTGACAAAAGCTGTAAAATTAGGTCAAATCACAAAGGATATGGCGATGAGATATTCAACAAGTCAGCAAGAATTAGCCGGTGTAATAGGAATGTAG
- a CDS encoding L-seryl-tRNA selenium transferase yields the protein MKKFHIFLAVIFASILLSGCGTKRQYFEPENVNSKADFEYKLPDNIASTSLNAAVLENGMVITKHGLLENVKFPKGTTLLNVQKDKFITSTLDGNLIITDQYGQALYERKFNEAIVSASLEDNRLALLSASNTIYLVNIATDSILLEFESSDVYAQDSRTASPYFLSSLVIFPTLDGKIMIVDKTTGRILRDVVVSSEQFFNNIIFLDVVNDTMLASTGKRIVSISPEKTLYYNGEIKNVISNKDKIYIFEKDGTVTLTDLNLQKLNSVNFKFAIFSNAVAFSDHLYIIEKKGYLIKTGLDLSDAQIFELNDEIKDKSFVGFKDFYYDNYYLKLN from the coding sequence ATGAAAAAATTTCATATATTTTTAGCCGTTATTTTTGCATCGATTTTGCTTAGCGGATGCGGAACCAAAAGGCAGTATTTTGAGCCTGAAAACGTAAATTCAAAAGCTGATTTTGAATATAAATTGCCTGACAATATCGCTTCAACAAGCCTAAATGCGGCAGTTCTTGAAAACGGAATGGTAATCACAAAACACGGCTTACTGGAAAATGTAAAATTTCCAAAAGGCACGACGCTCTTAAATGTCCAAAAAGACAAATTTATAACCTCAACGCTTGATGGAAATTTAATCATCACAGACCAATACGGACAGGCATTATACGAAAGAAAATTTAACGAAGCCATCGTATCTGCATCACTTGAAGACAATAGACTTGCGCTATTAAGCGCTTCAAATACTATATATCTTGTAAATATTGCGACTGATTCGATCCTGCTTGAATTTGAATCATCAGACGTATATGCGCAAGATTCTCGCACGGCATCACCTTACTTTTTAAGCTCTCTTGTGATATTTCCGACGCTCGACGGAAAGATTATGATAGTTGATAAAACCACAGGAAGAATTTTAAGGGATGTTGTTGTAAGTAGTGAGCAATTTTTTAATAACATAATATTTTTAGACGTGGTAAATGACACTATGCTTGCATCAACAGGCAAAAGAATCGTGTCGATAAGTCCGGAAAAAACGCTTTATTATAACGGCGAAATAAAAAATGTCATTTCAAATAAAGATAAAATTTATATCTTTGAAAAAGACGGCACGGTAACGCTAACCGATCTTAATCTACAAAAGCTAAATTCCGTAAATTTCAAATTCGCTATCTTTTCAAATGCAGTAGCATTTAGCGATCATCTTTATATCATCGAGAAAAAAGGCTACCTTATAAAAACAGGGCTAGATTTAAGCGATGCGCAAATTTTTGAGCTAAATGATGAGATAAAAGATAAGAGTTTTGTGGGATTTAAGGATTTTTATTACGATAACTACTACCTGAAGCTAAATTAA
- a CDS encoding LysE family translocator, which produces MSIFLQGLLLGFSAAIPLGPINIMIMTAALSSFLRAFAIGLGAMSADVLYLLLLSFGVLEYLQNELILKAIGIFGICYLLFISWLIFKGASNQIKLEKTLDKDKTQFAKNYFKGLFATLSNPYTIGFWLSVATLASSFAGYAWVMVAGLITAIGLWITLMPLAVFKSSTLISPRVIKYMSYSCAVILIGFAISLFYNIFFNLNI; this is translated from the coding sequence ATGAGTATCTTTTTGCAAGGGCTTTTGCTTGGATTTTCAGCGGCCATACCGCTTGGACCTATTAATATAATGATAATGACCGCCGCGCTTAGTTCGTTTTTAAGAGCGTTTGCTATCGGTCTTGGAGCGATGAGTGCGGACGTGCTTTATCTGCTTTTGCTTAGTTTTGGAGTGTTGGAGTATCTGCAAAACGAACTTATCTTAAAGGCGATCGGAATTTTTGGAATTTGCTATCTACTTTTTATTTCTTGGCTTATCTTTAAAGGAGCAAGCAACCAAATCAAGCTTGAAAAAACGTTAGATAAAGATAAAACACAATTTGCTAAAAATTATTTTAAGGGATTGTTTGCAACTCTTAGCAACCCTTATACGATAGGATTTTGGCTAAGTGTGGCTACTCTTGCAAGTAGCTTTGCAGGATACGCGTGGGTTATGGTGGCAGGATTAATTACCGCTATCGGGCTTTGGATAACTCTTATGCCTTTGGCTGTTTTTAAGAGTTCCACGCTAATTTCGCCTAGAGTTATAAAGTATATGTCTTATAGTTGTGCAGTTATTTTAATAGGCTTTGCAATAAGTCTTTTTTACAATATATTTTTTAATTTAAATATTTAA
- a CDS encoding type III pantothenate kinase: MTLCDIGNTNATFFKEGKISKIDIQSFKNFKSSEKIYYISVNDSIKSKLENDENFINLEPFFEIDTIYNGLGIDRIVNCYSIDNGVVIDAGSAITIDIMQNKMHLGGCILPGISQSLKTYENISARLKVSLNSQIDLEALPQKTSDAVSYGVIKPIVLLIENISNNSKIYFTGGDGEFLSRFFKNSIYDKRLIFRGMQALIEEKKEILC; the protein is encoded by the coding sequence ATGACGCTGTGTGATATCGGCAATACAAACGCCACCTTTTTTAAAGAGGGTAAAATTTCAAAGATCGATATCCAAAGCTTTAAAAATTTTAAAAGCAGTGAAAAAATATACTACATAAGCGTAAACGACTCTATTAAATCCAAGCTTGAAAATGATGAAAATTTCATAAATTTAGAGCCGTTTTTTGAGATTGACACTATATATAACGGACTTGGAATCGATCGCATAGTAAATTGCTACAGTATCGATAATGGCGTAGTTATCGATGCAGGAAGCGCCATAACCATAGATATAATGCAAAACAAAATGCATCTTGGAGGGTGTATCCTGCCGGGAATATCTCAAAGCCTAAAAACCTATGAAAACATATCCGCTCGACTTAAGGTATCGCTAAATTCACAGATAGACCTTGAAGCTTTACCCCAAAAGACATCAGATGCTGTAAGCTACGGAGTAATCAAGCCTATCGTCCTTCTCATAGAAAATATCTCAAATAACTCTAAAATTTATTTTACGGGCGGAGACGGAGAATTTTTATCTAGATTTTTTAAAAATAGTATTTATGACAAGAGATTGATTTTTCGCGGTATGCAAGCGTTAATCGAAGAAAAAAAGGAAATTTTATGCTGA
- the dapE gene encoding succinyl-diaminopimelate desuccinylase gives MQVIEFFKEILKFRSITPDDDGFLEFIKDYCDEFKPTFVNKNGVKNLILTKKFGSGAHLAFAGHVDVVPAGENWNSEPFDPVQKDGFIYARGAQDMKSGVAAFVCACKQICSEISLGKAKFDGTLSMILTSDEEGDAIYGTLEALKFMKENESLPEFAVVAEPTCDKIFGDTIKVGRRGSINATLTINGIQGHAAYPDKCVNPTHQLASVFHKFAGFDLDEGGEFFDASKIVITDIRGGMQVCNVTPSSVKVMFNIRNSTKTDVARVQDYVKELFGEFDYSLDIKQSSKPFLTDSNSAVVKALQNSVTNITGIVPDLNTKGGTSDARYLSEFGVKVVEFGVINDRIHAVDERVCVDEVEKLYEIFCDLIRGFGTKI, from the coding sequence ATGCAAGTTATTGAGTTTTTTAAAGAAATTTTGAAATTCAGATCCATTACTCCGGATGATGACGGATTTCTTGAATTTATCAAGGATTATTGCGATGAATTTAAACCCACATTCGTTAATAAAAACGGAGTTAAAAATTTAATACTTACTAAGAAATTTGGCAGTGGAGCACATCTTGCATTTGCGGGCCATGTCGATGTTGTGCCTGCCGGGGAGAATTGGAATAGTGAGCCTTTTGATCCTGTGCAAAAGGATGGATTTATATACGCTCGCGGAGCTCAAGATATGAAAAGCGGAGTTGCAGCGTTTGTTTGTGCCTGCAAGCAAATTTGCTCTGAAATAAGTTTGGGTAAGGCTAAATTTGACGGCACCTTATCTATGATACTGACAAGCGATGAAGAGGGGGATGCTATATACGGCACGCTTGAAGCTTTAAAATTTATGAAAGAAAATGAAAGTTTGCCTGAATTTGCAGTAGTAGCCGAACCTACTTGTGATAAAATTTTTGGAGATACTATCAAAGTTGGCAGGCGCGGTTCTATAAACGCAACTCTTACCATAAACGGAATTCAAGGACACGCGGCATATCCAGACAAATGCGTAAATCCAACCCATCAGCTTGCAAGCGTTTTTCATAAATTTGCAGGATTTGACCTTGATGAAGGAGGAGAGTTTTTTGACGCCAGTAAGATCGTAATAACTGACATTAGAGGCGGAATGCAAGTATGTAACGTAACTCCAAGTAGCGTAAAAGTGATGTTTAATATAAGAAATTCGACCAAAACGGATGTCGCGCGCGTGCAAGATTACGTTAAAGAGCTTTTTGGAGAGTTTGACTACAGTCTTGATATCAAGCAGAGCTCAAAACCGTTTTTAACTGATAGCAATAGCGCTGTCGTAAAAGCTCTACAAAATTCCGTAACTAATATCACGGGTATTGTGCCTGATCTTAATACAAAAGGCGGCACGAGCGACGCTAGATACTTATCCGAATTTGGAGTTAAAGTAGTTGAATTTGGCGTTATAAACGATAGAATTCACGCTGTAGACGAGAGGGTTTGCGTGGATGAAGTAGAAAAGCTCTATGAAATTTTTTGTGATTTGATAAGAGGTTTTGGCACTAAAATTTAG
- the gatC gene encoding Asp-tRNA(Asn)/Glu-tRNA(Gln) amidotransferase subunit GatC has translation MQIDDELLVKLEKLSSLEISEDKRGEIKRQLTEILTFVDVLNELDLSNVEAVVSSIDGGTLLREDVEIKSDVIDSILKHAPARNEHFFVVPKIIE, from the coding sequence ATGCAGATAGACGATGAGTTACTTGTTAAGCTGGAAAAGCTTAGTTCGCTTGAAATAAGCGAGGATAAACGGGGGGAGATTAAGAGGCAACTTACTGAAATTTTGACTTTTGTCGATGTTTTAAACGAGCTTGATTTAAGCAATGTCGAAGCTGTGGTAAGCTCCATAGACGGCGGTACTTTGCTTAGGGAAGATGTTGAGATCAAATCAGACGTAATAGATTCGATTTTAAAGCATGCTCCGGCAAGAAACGAACACTTTTTTGTCGTTCCTAAAATCATAGAGTGA
- a CDS encoding Fur family transcriptional regulator, with protein sequence MIENLEYDALLEKFKKVLKENGLKYTQQREVLLKTLYNNDEHFTPEKLYLFIKEAHPELNIGIATVYRTLNLLEESEMVTSISFGSQGKKFELATKPHHDHMICRRCGAIIEFEDHTIEKRQMNIAKEHGFKLTGHMMQLYGICKDCSKKI encoded by the coding sequence ATGATTGAAAATTTAGAATATGACGCACTGCTTGAAAAATTCAAAAAAGTTTTAAAAGAAAATGGGCTTAAATATACTCAGCAGCGTGAAGTTTTGCTAAAAACTCTTTATAATAACGACGAGCATTTTACGCCTGAGAAATTATATCTGTTTATCAAAGAGGCTCATCCCGAGCTAAATATAGGCATCGCAACAGTTTATAGAACTCTAAATTTGCTTGAGGAATCAGAGATGGTTACTTCAATCAGTTTTGGCTCTCAAGGTAAAAAATTTGAACTTGCCACAAAGCCTCACCACGATCATATGATATGCAGACGTTGCGGCGCCATAATAGAATTTGAAGATCACACTATAGAAAAAAGACAGATGAATATAGCAAAAGAGCACGGATTTAAACTAACCGGCCACATGATGCAACTTTACGGAATTTGTAAAGATTGCAGCAAAAAAATTTAA